One segment of Cololabis saira isolate AMF1-May2022 chromosome 9, fColSai1.1, whole genome shotgun sequence DNA contains the following:
- the mrpl41 gene encoding large ribosomal subunit protein mL41, producing MGVLSTLLRGLVRGADRMSEFTSKRGSRTHNKGRGARPAGLRLASGKFLSIPAMIPEFVVPSLEGFKLRPYVSYRSPKGSEPPVTAQSLFDDIVAPQIQKDFEEGTFNKDQLEKYGFEPTQEGKLFKLYPKNYVR from the coding sequence ATGGGCGTCCTATCCACGCTGCTGAGAGGGCTGGTCCGAGGGGCCGACAGGATGTCCGAGTTCACCAGCAAGCGCGGCTCCAGGACCCACAACAAGGGCCGGGGGGCCCGGCCCGCGGGGCTCCGGCTGGCCAGCGGGAAGTTCCTCTCCATCCCAGCCATGATCCCCGAGTTCGTGGTGCCCAGCTTGGAAGGATTCAAGCTCAGGCCGTACGTGTCGTACCGCTCGCCCAAGGGCTCGGAGCCTCCGGTCACGGCACAGAGTTTATTTGACGACATTGTTGCCCCTCAGATCCAGAAGGACTTTGAAGAAGGAACTTTCAACAAAGACCAACTGGAGAAGTACGGCTTTGAGCCCACACAGGAAGGGAAGCTGTTCAAGCTGTACCCTAAGAACTATGTGCGTTAA